From a single Brassica oleracea var. oleracea cultivar TO1000 chromosome C5, BOL, whole genome shotgun sequence genomic region:
- the LOC106292306 gene encoding uncharacterized protein LOC106292306, whose amino-acid sequence MSVHVATVKVAEATVPAPTITDSGVHIQAMSSESRACLKSSHKQKKITQTRKRKVLWPHGVTKPKELNKRSWDSFVLGQFYHEPPSQGTIFKIVNGIWSRNRRDITVSKMEGFAFLFRISNASTRNHVIKQGLWQIEGQTMFVDKWEPGVVPAKPELSEAPIWLELRNVPLQFFNEDGLERIAGLVGHPKYLHPNTANKTVLDVAKVFTVIDPRKPLPEAVNVQFDSGDIARITVSSPWMPHVCEICHEIGHTTKRCKQAPITCANCRSSTHTTDRCTRTKLPDAKRKTSRRFKNDAPAQIWQPCKTLIQDTPAQNTKAVAAAQSTKTMLLQGDSSGLTPAQKSSQSATQEIEPEGTEDGKSSGLEPDSSDTYSTEFEEDPHRIGFRKWWKKNTPLFGGIIETHVKQPKHQKFVSGIPPGWGSDDNYLFSKLGKIWVVWHPSLIVSVINKSLQMITSEVTFPNQSNNFIISIVYASNDEDQRKDLGKELLYLKSDPRILNKPWIVMGDFNQILNPDEHLRPLSLNVDAKMRLLRETLLDTDLGDLTFRGPKFTWTNKSKTNLIAKKLDRALVNEEWLNLLPSSYAIFGEPDFSDHAVCGVVFQQNSIRAKRPFLFHNYLLHNENSLEFLTELWYSVGVGGSAMFRLSKKLTLIKNGIRSFCKANYSNLEKRVEEAHSCLLTAQNNLLSNPTTVNAEAEALALEGWLILSKAEEHFLLQKTHITWIQGGDCGSAYFHRLLSTRRSINYIHFLKDDHGNRVEGHENIQNLFIEYFSKLMTEELATPLYDPQDLSILMPY is encoded by the exons ATGAGTGTTCATGTCGCTACTGTGAAAGTTGCTGAAGCAACTGTGCCAGCACCGACGATAACCGACTCTGGAGTTCATATACAAGCTATGTCCAGTGAAAGCAGGGCCTGTCTGAAGAGCAGCCACAAACAAAAGAAAATCACACAGACTCGCAAGAGAAAAGTTCTGTGGCCTCATGGAGTGACAAAGCCAAAGGAATTG AACAAGAGATCATGGGATAGTTTCGTGTTGGGGCAATTCTACCACGAACCACCCTCACAAGGCACTATTTTTAAGATCGTGAATGGCATCTGGAGCAGAAACCGCAGAGACATAACGGTCTCCAAGATGGAGGGCTTTGCATTCTTGTTTAGAATCTCAAATGCATCCACACGGAACCATGTCATCAAGCAGGGCCTATGGCAGATAGAGGGTCAGACGATGTTTGTTGACAAATGGGAACCAGGAGTCGTCCCCGCGAAGCCTGAACTCTCTGAGGCGCCAATTTGGCTTGAGCTGCGAAACGTTCCACTCCAATTCTTCAATGAGGACGGACTAGAACGTATTGCAGGTCTCGTGGGTCACCCAAAATATCTTCACCCTAACACAGCAAATAAGACGGTGCTTGATGTGGCAAAAGTATTCACGGTGATTGATCCAAGAAAGCCACTACCAGAGGCAGTGAACGTGCAGTTTGACTCGGGGGACATTGCGAGGATCACAGTCTCGAGTCCTTGGATGCCTCATGTATGCGAGATTTGTCATGAAATAGGGCACACCACAAAACGATGCAAACAAGCGCCCATCACCTGTGCAAATTGCAGATCATCTACTCACACCACTGACCGCTGCACTCGTACGAAGCTACCTGATGCTAAGCGGAAGACCTCTCGCAGATTCAAGAATGATGCACCAGCTCAGATATGGCAACCATGCAAAACTCTTATTCAAGATACTCCGGCTCAGAATACCAAAGCTGTAGCTGCTGCTCAGTCCACTAAGACTATGCTTCTTCAGGGTGACAGTAGCGGTCTTACTCCTGCTCAGAAATCCTCTCAGTCAGCTACTCAAGAAATAGAACCTGAAGGTACTGAGGATGGAAAGTCTTCTGGTCTGGAACCGGACTCTTCCGATACATACTCTACTGAATTCGAGGAAGATCC TCACCGCATCGGATTTAGGAAATGGTGGAAGAAAAACACACCTCTTTTTGGAGGTATCATTGAGACCCATGTGAAGCAGCCGAAGCACCAGAAGTTTGTGAGTGGAATTCCACCTGGCTGGGGGTCTGATGACAACTACTTATTTTCGAAATTAGGAAAGATTTGGGTTGTTTGGCACCCATCTCTCATTGTATCTGTGATTAATAAATCGCTACAGATGATCACCTCTGAAGTAACCTTCCCAAACCAGTCCAACAACTTCATCATCTCTATTGTTTATGCATCGAATGATGAGGATCAGAGGAAAGACCTAGGGAAGGAGCTTTTATACCTGAAATCGGACCCCAGAATCCTCAACAAACCATGGATAGTTATGGGCGATTTCAACCAAATACTCAACCCCGACGAACATTTGAGGCCTCTCTCTCTAAATGTTGATGCTAAGATGAGACTGCTCAGAGAGACCCTCCTGGACACTGACCTGGGGGATCTAACGTTCAGAGGACCGAAGTTCACATGGACCAACAAGAGCAAGACAAACCTGATTGCAAAGAAGCTTGATAGGGCTCTAGTAAATGAAGAATGGCTGAACTTATTACCATCTTCTTATGCGATTTTTGGCGAACCAGACTTCTCTGACCATGCAGTTTGTGGAGTGGTGTTTCAGCAAAACTCTATCCGAGCAAAAAGGCCTTTCCTCTTTCACAACTATCTGCTGCATAACGAAAACTCCCTTGAATTCCTCACCGAACTTTGGTATTCTGTGGGAGTGGGTGGTTCAGCAATGTTTAGGCTATCAAAAAAGCTTACACTGATTAAGAATGGGATAAGAAGCTTCTGCAAAGCCAACTACTCAAACTTGGAAAAGCGGGTGGAGGAAGCACACTCCTGTCTCCTCACTGCTCAGAACAACCTCTTGTCCAACCCGACAACTGTTAATGCTGAGGCAGAGGCCTTAGCGCTTGAAGGTTGGTTGATTCTATCTAAAGCCGAAGAGCACTTTCTCCTGCAAAAAACCCACATCACGTGGATCCAAGGAGGTGATTGTGGCTCTGCTTACTTTCATAGGCTCTTATCAACCAGAAGATCGATCAACTATATCCACTTCCTCAAAGATGACCACGGCAATCGGGTAGAAGGACATGAAAATATTCAAAATCTATTCATTGAGTACTTCTCAAAGCTAATGACTGAGGAACTAGCTACCCCGTTGTATGACCCGCAAGACCTCTCTATCCTCATGCCTTACTGA